Genomic window (Stenotrophomonas maltophilia):
GCGAAGCCACTGCCGAAGCCGCCGCCGCGGCACTGGGCGCCAAGCTGCAGGATGCGGTGGCGATGGCCAGCCCGGGCAACCGCAGCTGCACCATCAGCAACCGCACGCCGCTTACCGACAACCGGCGCGACGCCGAGTTCGTGCGCGTTGCCATGCAGGTACGCCTGCGCTGTGGCGTGGCCGAGCTGGCCACCGTGCTGCACAGCCTGGAAACCGGTAGCCCGCGTTTGTTCGTCGATAACCTCAACCTGATCGCACAGCGCTTCCAGCAGTCGCCGAATGAATCCGGGCTCGGCCTGGACGTGTCGTTCGAACTGGCCGGCTACCTGTTGCCCGGTGCCGCTGCCGATGGCGCTGCCCCGGCACCTGCAGCCGAACCGGGCGCGGTGCCGCAACCGCCATCGGCCGCACCAACACCCGCACCGGCTGCGCCGGAAGAAGGGCAGGAGGTGGCCGATGAAGCTTGAGCAGATCAGCCTGCGTACCGGCTTCCTGCTGGCGCTTGCCGGCTGGGCAGCGGCGGTCTGGCTGGCCACCGGCTTTGGCCTGGGCAGCCGGTTGCCGGGTGCCGACGGCGATGCCGATGCGGCACCCTCGCTGCCGGCCCTGCCACCACTGGCTGCCGAGCGCATGGCCAGCGCCGACAGTTACAGCGCCATCGGCGAACGACCGCTGTTCGCCGAGGACCGCAGGCCGAAGCCCTACCTGCTCGGTGGCAGCGAGCCCGCCGCCAGCGCCGCGCTGCGCCTGACCGGGGTGCTGCTGACCGGCGATTTCGGCATGGCCACCTTCACCACCGAACAGAACCGTTCGTTGCGCCTGCGCCTCAATGGCGACGCCGTGGATGGCTGGCAGCTGGTGGGGCTGGCGCCACGCCAGGCCACAGTGATCGGCCCCGGTGGCAACCAGGTGCTGGAACTGGCGGTATTCAATGGGCAGGGCGGTGAGCCGCCGACCGTGCTGCGCGGCGCCAACGGTGCGCCGCCGGCAGGTGCGATCGTGGTACCGCCCCCTGCAGGCGCTCCGCCGGCACCGCCGCCGGCTGCTGCAACCCCATCGCCGTCGCCTGCTGGCAGTGCGCCAGCACCTTCGGCGGCGGCCGCCACACCGCCTGCCAACAACAACGGCCCCAGCGAAGCGCAGATGCAGGCCATCCGCGAACGCATCCAGGCCCGTCGCCGCCAGCTGCAGCAACAACAGCAGCAACAACCGTCGCCGCCCCCGGGCGATGGCACCAACCGATAGAGTGAATGCATGAGCCTGCGTTTTCTTCCCTGGTCCTTTGCCCTCGCGCTGCTGGTCGGCTGCAGCACCGTGTCCGCGCCGCATGTGCAGCGCAAGGGCAACCTGACATCCACCACCGATGCCGGACAGGCAGCGGAGGTGGCCGCCGATGCCGCCCGCGATGCACAGGGTGCGCCACGGGCGGTGATCCGTCGTGGCACCGGCACCATGATCAACCGCGAGGCAGCCCGCGCGCCGGCACCGGCACTGCATGGTGCCAGTACCGGTGAGGCGACCTTCAACTTCGAAGGCGAGTCGGTGCACGCGGTGGTCAAGGCCATCCTCGGTGACATGCTGGGCCAGAACTACGTGATCGCACCGGGGGTGCAGGGCACGGTCACGCTGGCGACGCCCAAGCCGGTGTCGCCGGCGCAGGCGTTGAACCTGTTGGAAATGGTGCTGGGCTGGAACAACGCACGCATGGTCTACAGCGGTGGCCGCTACAACATCGTCGCCGCCGACCAGGCGCTGGCCGGTACGGTCGCACCGAGTACGGCGCCGGCTGCCAGCGCGCGCGGTTTTGAAGTACGTGTGATCCCGCTGCAGTTCATCTCCGCCACCGAAATGAAGAAGGTACTGGAGCCGTATGCGCGGCCCAATGCCATCGTCAACGTCGACAGCGGCCGCAACGTGATCACCCTGGGTGGTACCCGCGCCGAGCTGGAAAACTACATGCGCACCGTCGAGATCTTCGACGTCGACTGGCTGTCGGGCATGTCGGTGGGCGTGTTCCCGATCCAGTCGGGCAAGGCCGAACAGGTGGCCGCCGACCTGGAAAAAGTGTTCGGCGAGGAGAGCAAGACGCCCAGCGCCGGCATGTTCCGCTTCCTGCCGTTGGAGAACGCCAATGCGGTGCTGGTGATTACCCCGCAGGTGCGTTACCTGGACCAGATCCAGCAGTGGCTGGACCGTATTGATACGGCCGGCGGCAGTGCGCGCCTGTTCTCCTACGAGCTGCGCTACATCAAGGCGCGCGACCTGGCCGAGCGGCTGAGTGAAGCCTTCGCCAGCAGTGGCAACCGCGGCGGCTCCAGCCCGGCATCGCTGGCACCCGGCGCGATTCCATCGCAGCTGGGCAGCGACGGCGAGCGCGGCATGGACAGCAACAACAGCAGCAGCTTCGGTTCGACCCCGGGCAGCGGCTCCAGTGGTGGCGGCAATGGCAGCATGAACCTGCCGCAGCGCCAGTCCGGCAACGTCAGTGTCAGCCTGGAAGTGGAAGGCGACCGTGTGGGCGTGTCGGCGGTGGAGGAAACCAACACCCTGCTGGTGCGTTCGACCCCGCAGGCCTGGCGCTCGATCCGTGAAGTAATCGAGAAGCTGGACGTGATGCCGCTGCAGGTACATATCGAAGCGCAGGTGGCCGAAGTCGCACTGGACGGTGACCTGAAGTACGGCGTGAACTGGTTCTTCGACAATGCCGTGGCCGGGCGTGCCCTGACGGGAGCATTGGGCGGCGTGACCCTGCCGGCAGCAGCGGGTGGCTCCTGGAGCAGCTTCGCCGGTGCCGCAACCGGTGGCGAAGGCCTGGGCTGGGCATTCACCGGCCACAATGGTGCGGCGGTGGTGAGCGCGCTGGACAAGGTCACCGATGTACGCCTGCTGCAGACCCCCTCGGTGTTCGTGCGCAACAACGCCGAGGCCACGCTCAACGTGGGCGACAAGGTGCCGATCAACACGACTACGGTGAACACCGGCATCGGCACCAGCAGCTACAGCTCGGTGCAGTACATCGACACCGGCGTGATCCTGAAGGTGCGCCCGCGCGTGACCCGCGACGGCACGGTGTTCCTCGACATCGTGCAGGAAGTGAGCAGCGCCTCGAACGTACCGGAGAACTGCAACCCGCAGGAGCGCAACTGCAACCCGCGGATTTCCACCAAGAAGCTGTCGACCGAAGCGGCGGTGCAGAGCGGCGACACCATCATGCTGGCCGGCCTGATCACCGATACGGCCACCGATGGAAGCAGCGGTATTCCCGGCCTGAGCCGGATTCCGGTGGTCGGCGCGCTGTTCGGGCAGAAGAGCCGCACCAGCCGTCGTTCCGAAGTGATCGTGCTGCTGACCCCGAGCATCGTGCGCAACAGCCAGGAAGCGCGCAATCTGACCGACGAGTACAGCCAGCGCTTCCGGGCGATGGAGCCACTGAACCAGCCGCGCGCAAAGAAGTAAGGGGTTACGGCCGGGCTGCGCCCGGCACCCGCAGAAGCAACGGCTGAAGCAACAGCAACAGCAACAGCGGGCATTCCGTGGGATGGCGGGGCGGTGTGGGTTGGCAGGACACGCCGTAAACCCGTCCATGGGGGCTCGATGGCGCCTTGCTCGTGTGCGCTGTCCTGCGCACACGGCAAGACCGGGGTTGGGCGTCCTGCCCAACCCGCCCGAGGCATGCCTCGGGCCCATGGCGCCAACGGTCCTGCCAACCCACACCGCCCCACCTCTGACAGATTCCCGCGGCTGTGGGTAGGTGTCGACCTTGGTCGACGCGGCAGATCCCTCGCGATGCGTGGATGCTTTTCGATTCCAATTCGAAATATTCGATTCCGATGGAGATTCATCCACGCATGGCGTGGATCTACTGCAGATCGCAGAGATCTGTCGAAGGCGGGGTGGGTCCGGTTGCGGGGGCGTGAGCGCCATGGATGGCGCGACCGAGCCTACAGGGACGTATTTACGGCGTCCCCCGCAACCGGACCCACCCCGCCATCTCCCAGGAACCCAGCTTTTGCTCCGGCTGTTGCTTCGGCTCTGGCTCTGGCCTCTGCGGGTGCCGGGTGCAACCCGGCCGATACCCTCCCAGTGCTAGGCTGTGGCTACCGACAACCACGGAGGCGGGATGGGGGCGATCGTGTTGTTGCCGCTGTGCGTGGACGATGCCGCACTCGACCGCTGCCTGGCCGCACTGGATGCCGGCACCGCGCCGGGCACCGCGGTCTGGCTGGCCGATGACGCGCAGACCGGGCCGCGTGCGCAGGCGGTGGTGGAAAACTGGTTGGCACATACGCCATTGCAGGCCGAGTACACCCGGCGTGCACGGCCGCTGGGCGAAGTCGCCCACCTGGACGAGATGCTGCGCGCCTGCGATGGCATGGACGTGGCGGTGCTGGCACCGGACAGCGTGCCCGCGCCGGGCTGGCTGCAGCAGCTGCAGGACGCCTTCGCCCGCGATGCCGCCATCGCGACCGCAACCCCGTGGTGCAATGCCGGCGAAACCGCTGCTTGGCCCCGGCTGGGCGAGATCAATCCGGAACCGGACGATACCGCGCTGCTGGCGCAGACCTGTGCCGGCCTGCCGACGCTGCACCCGGAGCTGCCGTCGGCGGTCACCCACGCGGTGCTGGTGCGGGGCAACGCGCGCCGGCGTGCCGGGGGCCTGGACGTGGACAGCTACGACGGCTGGAACGCGGCGCTGGTCGACCTGAGCCTGCGCATGGCTGGCCTGGGCTGGCGCAACGTGTTGTGCGAGACCGCCTTCGTCAGCCGGGCAGGGGAGGCGATCAGCCGTGATGGTGATCTCGAGGCGCTGGCCGCGCGCTGGCCGGGTTGGGTGCCACGGCTGGCTGACTTCCTCATGCACGACCCGCTGCATGGCCTGCGTGCCGACCTGCAGCAGCGCATGCGGCAGGCGATAATGCCGAAGGAACAGGGTGACCTGTTCGTCCCGTCCGCGCCGGAGCCTCCTGCTTGAATGTTGCCATTGCCGCCATCGTCGTCACCTACCAGAGCGGCAGCACGATCGATGCCTGTCTCTCGCGTCTGCGCCAGGCGCAGGATGTGGCCGAGATCCGGGTGATCGACAATGGCTCGATGGATGGCACGCTGGATATCGTGCAGCGCCATGCCAGCCATGATCCGCGCGTGCGTTTCGTCGGCAATCCGGACAACCCCGGCTTCGCCGCCGCCAACAACCAGGGCGTGGCCGATTCGCACAGCCCGTGGCTGGCCTTCATCAACCCGGATCTGATGGTCGAGCCGGATACGCTGGCCGAACTGCGCCGCCGTGCCGAAGCCCTGGGCGACTGCCTGCTGGGCGTTGAGCAGGTGGACGAGCATGGTCATGCCGACGAGGCGGTGCGCCGCCGTGATCCGGATTTCCTGCTGATGCTGCGTTCGCCCGGCAAGGGCTCGAAGCTGGCGGTGCCGCGTGACCCCCACCAGGCGCTGCAGCGGGTGCCGGCCCTGTCCGGTGCGCTGCTGATGATGCCGCGTGCACTGTTCGAGCGCATCGGCGGCTGGGACGCGGGCTACCGCCTGCATGCCGAGGACCTGGACCTGTGCCGCCGCGCACGCGAGGCCGGCGCGGTGGTGGCGATCGCCAACGATCTGCATGTCACCCACGTACGAGGCGTCTCCAGCCGCTCGCGGCCGTTCTTCGTCGAATGGCACAAGCACAAGGGCCTGTGGCGCTATTTCCAGAAGTTCGAGGCCAGGCAACGTTCGCTGCCGGTACGCGTGGCGGTGTGGGGCGCGATCTGGGCGCACGCCCTGATGCTGGTGCCGCGCCTGCTGCGCAGGTCGTTGTAGATACCGTGTTGCCCTTGCCTAGGCAAGGGCAACGTCCGGCTCAAAGGGTCGGCCACTTCTCAGTACGCCCCAAACCAGATGGATGAGTTTACGCATCACCGCACACATGACGACCTTGAAGGGCTTTCCTTTCGCGCTGAGCCGGTCTGCAAAGGACTTCAGCGTAGGGTTGTGGGTCTTCCCGGTCAGCGCCGGCATGTACAGTTTCTTGCGGAAAACGGCATCGCCGACGCGTGATATCCGGGATTTACCTTCGTAATTTCCTGATTGACGCTGGGCCGGATTCAGGCCCGCGTGGGCAACCACCTGGCGCACGTCGCTGTATTTGCTTAGATCCCCCAGCATGGCCAGCAGCTGGGCACTGCTGGTGTTGCCTATACCGGGAATGCTGGTAAGCAGTTGATGACGCCGGCGCAGGTCCGGATCGTTATCGATATGGTCCTCAATCGCCTTTTGGACCTGCTTGATCTGCTCTTCCAGCGTCCGGATCACATCCTTGATCCCTTGCTGGACCGAGATATCGGCAACGTCCAGGCGGTTGTGCTCCATCTGCAGCATTTCCTGGAGGTCGTCTCGACGCCGTACCAAGGCGCGCAGCTTCACCTCCGAGGGGGTCGGCGGAACGTAGGGATGC
Coding sequences:
- the gspM gene encoding type II secretion system protein GspM, which produces MPMPSARRDRWLALALLLAVLGLAYLLLVHPWFTQPLREIDADVAALRERESRVQAQLQQQPQIEQRLRATREALQQRPGFLREATAEAAAAALGAKLQDAVAMASPGNRSCTISNRTPLTDNRRDAEFVRVAMQVRLRCGVAELATVLHSLETGSPRLFVDNLNLIAQRFQQSPNESGLGLDVSFELAGYLLPGAAADGAAPAPAAEPGAVPQPPSAAPTPAPAAPEEGQEVADEA
- a CDS encoding general secretion pathway protein GspN, with amino-acid sequence MKLEQISLRTGFLLALAGWAAAVWLATGFGLGSRLPGADGDADAAPSLPALPPLAAERMASADSYSAIGERPLFAEDRRPKPYLLGGSEPAASAALRLTGVLLTGDFGMATFTTEQNRSLRLRLNGDAVDGWQLVGLAPRQATVIGPGGNQVLELAVFNGQGGEPPTVLRGANGAPPAGAIVVPPPAGAPPAPPPAAATPSPSPAGSAPAPSAAAATPPANNNGPSEAQMQAIRERIQARRRQLQQQQQQQPSPPPGDGTNR
- the gspD gene encoding type II secretion system secretin GspD; the protein is MSLRFLPWSFALALLVGCSTVSAPHVQRKGNLTSTTDAGQAAEVAADAARDAQGAPRAVIRRGTGTMINREAARAPAPALHGASTGEATFNFEGESVHAVVKAILGDMLGQNYVIAPGVQGTVTLATPKPVSPAQALNLLEMVLGWNNARMVYSGGRYNIVAADQALAGTVAPSTAPAASARGFEVRVIPLQFISATEMKKVLEPYARPNAIVNVDSGRNVITLGGTRAELENYMRTVEIFDVDWLSGMSVGVFPIQSGKAEQVAADLEKVFGEESKTPSAGMFRFLPLENANAVLVITPQVRYLDQIQQWLDRIDTAGGSARLFSYELRYIKARDLAERLSEAFASSGNRGGSSPASLAPGAIPSQLGSDGERGMDSNNSSSFGSTPGSGSSGGGNGSMNLPQRQSGNVSVSLEVEGDRVGVSAVEETNTLLVRSTPQAWRSIREVIEKLDVMPLQVHIEAQVAEVALDGDLKYGVNWFFDNAVAGRALTGALGGVTLPAAAGGSWSSFAGAATGGEGLGWAFTGHNGAAVVSALDKVTDVRLLQTPSVFVRNNAEATLNVGDKVPINTTTVNTGIGTSSYSSVQYIDTGVILKVRPRVTRDGTVFLDIVQEVSSASNVPENCNPQERNCNPRISTKKLSTEAAVQSGDTIMLAGLITDTATDGSSGIPGLSRIPVVGALFGQKSRTSRRSEVIVLLTPSIVRNSQEARNLTDEYSQRFRAMEPLNQPRAKK
- a CDS encoding glycosyltransferase family 2 protein — encoded protein: MGAIVLLPLCVDDAALDRCLAALDAGTAPGTAVWLADDAQTGPRAQAVVENWLAHTPLQAEYTRRARPLGEVAHLDEMLRACDGMDVAVLAPDSVPAPGWLQQLQDAFARDAAIATATPWCNAGETAAWPRLGEINPEPDDTALLAQTCAGLPTLHPELPSAVTHAVLVRGNARRRAGGLDVDSYDGWNAALVDLSLRMAGLGWRNVLCETAFVSRAGEAISRDGDLEALAARWPGWVPRLADFLMHDPLHGLRADLQQRMRQAIMPKEQGDLFVPSAPEPPA
- a CDS encoding glycosyltransferase family 2 protein, translated to MNVAIAAIVVTYQSGSTIDACLSRLRQAQDVAEIRVIDNGSMDGTLDIVQRHASHDPRVRFVGNPDNPGFAAANNQGVADSHSPWLAFINPDLMVEPDTLAELRRRAEALGDCLLGVEQVDEHGHADEAVRRRDPDFLLMLRSPGKGSKLAVPRDPHQALQRVPALSGALLMMPRALFERIGGWDAGYRLHAEDLDLCRRAREAGAVVAIANDLHVTHVRGVSSRSRPFFVEWHKHKGLWRYFQKFEARQRSLPVRVAVWGAIWAHALMLVPRLLRRSL
- a CDS encoding IS110 family transposase, whose protein sequence is MQFIGIDAAKATFDIAVPLSGSKYRTKAKLPNTPKGFDELLAWRAKHAPNAAVGMEATGIYHEALARALVEAGVVVHVANPARVKAFGQAEGIRTKTDRSDAKLIARFFEAQRPEKLHPYVPPTPSEVKLRALVRRRDDLQEMLQMEHNRLDVADISVQQGIKDVIRTLEEQIKQVQKAIEDHIDNDPDLRRRHQLLTSIPGIGNTSSAQLLAMLGDLSKYSDVRQVVAHAGLNPAQRQSGNYEGKSRISRVGDAVFRKKLYMPALTGKTHNPTLKSFADRLSAKGKPFKVVMCAVMRKLIHLVWGVLRSGRPFEPDVALA